The sequence ACTAAACCTGCCCTTTCAAAGGCCCGATGGATGCGTCGTTTGCTCTCCGTGGCCTTTAAAAGGAAAACATCTTCTCTACATTTCATATATCGGTTAAAAGCGGCCAGGGCAATTTCATCTACCAGGCGATAAAAATTTATTATATCTGCCTTTTCAATGACGCTTTCACCGATTTCTTTTAATGCAAACACAAAACTTACGGCATTTGCAGGGTCGAATGCCTGAACTGCACGAATCCGAATGACCGGGTCAAGGGCTTTTTCGAGACTTTCCCTGCTGAAATTTCCTGTAATAAGGTTTAAAACATCTTCAAGGGTTTCCCGGGTGGCGGACCCTATCGGATTGTCAAACCGATCGGATTTTTTACCCAAAATCCTTGCAGATTCTGCAGGATAGGTATTGATGGTGGCATGAAACCAGCTGTCCAACAGTTGATCCCGGTTTTTTTTTATAGTCTTTTTCACGGTGTATTAATCTTTATTTATAAATTGTCAACGGGTTAATTTGCGCAATTGATAGAAGGATATAAACTCCCCCCAATTTTATGTCAAGGGTAAACCTGATTTGCTTTCTATATGAAAGTTGCCGTGTTTAGGGCTTTTGTACTGTTTGTAAGACATAATTGCCCAGATGTTTTTTCGCTAAAAAAATTTTATGGAAACTGTTTATTTTTGTGTGAGAATAGTGTAACCACTTTTGCGTTTATTTAACGTTTAAGGTTGCCCGAAAGGCCTATTTCTGTATTGGAACAGGTTTTGCCTGAAAGGGCAAATATAGAAATATGAAAAGAATTTTATTTTTGCTTATTTTTTTTACTAGTACAAGCACCCATGCCTCAGCCCATGATTTTTCCGGTCTTGGCGGATGGGGTGTTTCATTCGGATATGGCCAAAGTTTAGACAGGATTAATATTTATCGTGCAGGGCTTTTAAAACAATGGAATGTAAAATGGCTTGAGAACAAAACCGGTTATATGTGCGGTTATTTTGAACTATCCTATAACCACTGGGAAAAAGGTGGAGATGATGTTAACGCAGTCGCATTGTCTCCGGTCTTTCAGTATGTCTTTTATACAGGAAATGCAACCTGGTATCCATATATAGAGGCGGGAGTTGGTGCTGCCTGCCTGGACGATTACCATATCAATGGCAGGGATCTATCCTCAAATTTTCAATTTGAGGATAGGGTTGGGGCCGGTATCAGGATTAAAAATATGGACATCAGTTTTCGTTATATGCACTATTCCAACGCTGCTTTAAAGGTGCCTAACGACGGAATTGATATTTTGATAGGCACCCTGGCCTGGTATTTTTAAACCCTTCGCAAAATTGTTTTAGAGATACAAATCTCAACATCAGGGGGGGTTAACGCTCGACAAAAGATGCTTTCTCTCTGTTTTCCAAATACCGTTTCCTGAAATAATCACTACCGAAGATGAGGATGATCCCGAACCAGGATAGAAAATAGATGCTCAACGGAACCGGTCCCGTATTAAGGATTTTCTGTAGAGGCGGAAAATAGAGGGTGGCCCAGGAAAAGACGACCTGGATGACAATACCCAAAACCATCAGCCTGTTTTTAAAAATGTCCATATTAAGCCCGGAACGCCTGGCAAAACGACGCCCCAAGAGATTGCCGATCTGCATCAGGAGAATGGTGGACAGGGCAATGCCCATGGCCGAGTGGTAGAGGGGATCAGTTGTAGCCAATTCCTCTCCGAACCGCCATCCTCCACTCGTCAGAACATAGAAAAAAAGCCCCAGAGACCAGATACCTTCCAAGAGACCAAGAAAGAGATAACTGTGCATAATCAGAGGAAGGGTAAGCAAGCCCTGTTCTCGAAGCCGGGGCGGTTGGTTCATAGTCTCGGGATCCGGGGGCTCCTGGCCTAATGCCATGGAGGGGATGATGTCAGTGCCAAGATCAATAGAGAGAATCTGAATCACATTCAAAGCCAGGGGTACCGGTAGAAGAATATAGAGAAGGTAAGGAAGGATTTCCGGGCCGTTACTTACCAGTACATAATTGGTAAACTTCTTGATATTCCCGAACACGGTCCGCCCTTCCTCAATGCCTGCAACAATAGAAGCAAAATTATCATCGAGAAGAATGATCTGAGCCGACTCTCTGGCCACATCTGTTCCCTGCCTGCCCATGGCAATACCCACATCAGCGGCCTTGAGGGCCGGGGCATCGTTGACCCCATCCCCGGTCATGGCCACCACTTTTTCCATAGCCTTGAGGGCCGCGACAATTTTCATTTTCTGCTCCGGAGTTGTCCGGGCAAAGACTCTGGTTCCCTGATCAAGATGCTCTACAAGCCCTGCCTCGGTCAAATGCTCCAAATCGGCGCCGCTCATCAACAAGGCCGGATCATTTTCCCGGGGAAGAATCCCTGCCTTTCGGGCGATGGCCTGAGCCGTGTCCGGATGATCACCGGTAATAAGCAGGACCTCAATGCCGGCAGTATGACATTTACTAACAGCCGCCGGAACCTCTTTGCGAAGAGGATCCTCGATACCGATAAAACCAACAAGAACCAACTCTTTTTCCAGCGCCTCCTGGAGAGATGCGAAATCATCTTCCTCCCCGTCATCCAGTTCCCGGCTAGCTAAAGCAATAACCCGCAAGCCCTGACCGGCCATTCCCCTCAGCACCTCTTCTGCCTGACCCAAAATCCTTGCATCCACCGCCTCCCGGCCCTTTGCACTACGAACAGAGACAAGCATTGGAGACAAGGCCTCAAAGGCCCCTTTAACTACAAAAAACCTTTTCCCGGCAACAGTCATGATACCTGCCGATCGTCTCTTCTCCACGTCAAAGGTGAAGTAATGCTCAATTTGTTCCCGGAGCGCCTCCAGATCAGCGCCCAGGAGGGTTAACCGTTCGGCCACCGCCACATCCAAAGGATCACCACTCAGGTGGTCATTACCCCTGACATCAGATGCAGCCAGGGCTAAGGTCATAAGATCCAGTTGCTCCTGGTCGTCTAAAGGCCTGCCATGCAGAGGACTCAGCAGTTCGGTGATGGTGAGTCGGTTCTCAGTAAGAGTTCCTGTCTTATCCGAACAGATAACATGGACCGCACCAAGCGCTTCCACTGCATTGAGACTTTTAACCAGGACGTTTTTTTTGGCCATGCGCAGACTACCCATGGCCAGAGAAAGGGTAAAGGTGGGCAAAAGCCCTTCCGGAACATTGGCCACGATGATCCCCATCATGAAGACCAGATTCACCCACAGCGGCCTACCTGTCACCATCCCATACATAAAAAAAGCAAATCCCATACTCACGGCTATGACGGTAAGGACCCGCACCATATGGGCCGTCTCCTGCTCGAGAGGCGAAGACGCCCGCTTAATCTCCTGCGAGAGGTGAGCCAGTTTACCGAACTCGGTACGAAGACCGGTAGCAAAGACCACGGCCTTACCGCTGCCCCGGATCACCGTACAGCCGGCAAAGGCAATGTTGTTACTTTCAACCAAACGACTCGAACTTGCTTCATGAACAAGAACACAGGGATTGGCCTCGCCGGTGAGCGGTGCGTTATCGACCAGCAACCCCTCAGCCTCAACCACCCTGGCATCTGCCGTGATTTTGTCACCCTCGGCCAGGATGAGGAGATCACCGGGTACAATCTCTTCAGCCGAAACGTTGATGACTTGACCCTGACGTTGAACCTCGACCATCTGTGGCAGAAATTTCTTCAAGGCCTCCATGGCCCGTTCAGCCCGATATTCCTGGATAAAACTGAAAAACGCGTTAAGCAGAGCCACAACCAATAGAGCCCAGCCCAGGAAATTCATACTCTCCCCTGGATTAAGACGATGGGCGACGAAACAGATAATTGCCGAAACAATAAGAAGTATCGTAAAAAAATTGGTGAATTGCTTACCAAAATTGCGTAGCATTTTCCAGCGGTCAGGGATGTCGAATGAATTTCTCCCCACATTGAGCAACCGCTCCGCCACCTCTTCACCATGCAGGCCCTCGGGATTCGTTTCCAGGAGAGTATAGACCCGATCCGGCGTCAAATTTTGGATTTGTTTACCCTGACTGCTCATATCTTACGATAAAGCCCCACATCACAAGGAGAGCGCCTGAGAATCTGTTCAATTTTGTTGCCGTAGAAATAACGAGACGGCAGATTTCGGTCAGAGGCCCCCATTAAGATCATCTGAGCACGAGTATTGCTGGCGTGGATAAGAATCTCCTTGGCCCAGTCATCGGAGAGAACCACCTTGGCATCCAAATACATCTTGTTCTCTCCCAACTGCTGACGAATCTCCTTTAATACCCCGTTCACATAGGAATACCCCTTTGTCTTCAGGCTCTGGACAATGGTTACCGGCATATATTGAAACCACAGGGAGCTAACCAACATGATTCGTAAAAGATGCAGCCGTTCCACTTCCGGTGCCAAAAGCATAAAAAAAGACATAGCGGCCTGAAACCCCCTGGGATGTCCGGAAAGGGGGAAAAGCAAATCACTTGGACTTCCAAGGATGCCGGGCTTGACCACACGGATAGCCATGACATTGAACTGTTTATGACGTAGAAGCTTTTCAGAAATAGTGCCGGCCAGAAATCCCTTGTTCCGTGAAAAAATCCTGGCCCCGCACACACAGAGACTCTCCCCCCCGGCCGGAATAGCCTGGAGCAGGGAATGAAAGACGTTTTTTCTAAGGGGCAAAATACGGCTGGTCATCTTTATCCCCCGGACCGCAGATTCGGCTTCAATTGCTTCGATTTTTTTAGCTATCTTATCGGGAGCATAGATGTCATCCTGAACATGGATCAAGATGATCTGGAGATCCTGGCCGTTAACGGCCATATTTAAGGCATAGCGAGCAACCCAGTCGGCATTGATGGAACCATCATAAGCCAAATAAATAGTCAATTTCATGGGATTAGCACCTGAATGAATTCGCCATTTCGGCAGATGTCTGTTCTATATTTTTATGATACATCTCTCTTCGCTGAAAAAGCAACAAAATAAACGGCACTGTTCAGTATATGAAGAAGGGTGAGAATAAGTTGACGGAATTGATATACTTATCGATACTCTCGCCTGA comes from uncultured Desulfobacter sp. and encodes:
- a CDS encoding universal stress protein, with the translated sequence MKLTIYLAYDGSINADWVARYALNMAVNGQDLQIILIHVQDDIYAPDKIAKKIEAIEAESAVRGIKMTSRILPLRKNVFHSLLQAIPAGGESLCVCGARIFSRNKGFLAGTISEKLLRHKQFNVMAIRVVKPGILGSPSDLLFPLSGHPRGFQAAMSFFMLLAPEVERLHLLRIMLVSSLWFQYMPVTIVQSLKTKGYSYVNGVLKEIRQQLGENKMYLDAKVVLSDDWAKEILIHASNTRAQMILMGASDRNLPSRYFYGNKIEQILRRSPCDVGLYRKI
- a CDS encoding RsbRD N-terminal domain-containing protein; translation: MKKTIKKNRDQLLDSWFHATINTYPAESARILGKKSDRFDNPIGSATRETLEDVLNLITGNFSRESLEKALDPVIRIRAVQAFDPANAVSFVFALKEIGESVIEKADIINFYRLVDEIALAAFNRYMKCREDVFLLKATESKRRIHRAFERAGLVAELSEGDLLGSKQS
- a CDS encoding acyloxyacyl hydrolase; translation: MKRILFLLIFFTSTSTHASAHDFSGLGGWGVSFGYGQSLDRINIYRAGLLKQWNVKWLENKTGYMCGYFELSYNHWEKGGDDVNAVALSPVFQYVFYTGNATWYPYIEAGVGAACLDDYHINGRDLSSNFQFEDRVGAGIRIKNMDISFRYMHYSNAALKVPNDGIDILIGTLAWYF
- a CDS encoding cation-transporting P-type ATPase codes for the protein MSSQGKQIQNLTPDRVYTLLETNPEGLHGEEVAERLLNVGRNSFDIPDRWKMLRNFGKQFTNFFTILLIVSAIICFVAHRLNPGESMNFLGWALLVVALLNAFFSFIQEYRAERAMEALKKFLPQMVEVQRQGQVINVSAEEIVPGDLLILAEGDKITADARVVEAEGLLVDNAPLTGEANPCVLVHEASSSRLVESNNIAFAGCTVIRGSGKAVVFATGLRTEFGKLAHLSQEIKRASSPLEQETAHMVRVLTVIAVSMGFAFFMYGMVTGRPLWVNLVFMMGIIVANVPEGLLPTFTLSLAMGSLRMAKKNVLVKSLNAVEALGAVHVICSDKTGTLTENRLTITELLSPLHGRPLDDQEQLDLMTLALAASDVRGNDHLSGDPLDVAVAERLTLLGADLEALREQIEHYFTFDVEKRRSAGIMTVAGKRFFVVKGAFEALSPMLVSVRSAKGREAVDARILGQAEEVLRGMAGQGLRVIALASRELDDGEEDDFASLQEALEKELVLVGFIGIEDPLRKEVPAAVSKCHTAGIEVLLITGDHPDTAQAIARKAGILPRENDPALLMSGADLEHLTEAGLVEHLDQGTRVFARTTPEQKMKIVAALKAMEKVVAMTGDGVNDAPALKAADVGIAMGRQGTDVARESAQIILLDDNFASIVAGIEEGRTVFGNIKKFTNYVLVSNGPEILPYLLYILLPVPLALNVIQILSIDLGTDIIPSMALGQEPPDPETMNQPPRLREQGLLTLPLIMHSYLFLGLLEGIWSLGLFFYVLTSGGWRFGEELATTDPLYHSAMGIALSTILLMQIGNLLGRRFARRSGLNMDIFKNRLMVLGIVIQVVFSWATLYFPPLQKILNTGPVPLSIYFLSWFGIILIFGSDYFRKRYLENREKASFVER